A window from Pyrococcus yayanosii CH1 encodes these proteins:
- a CDS encoding glycosyltransferase family 39 protein produces the protein MTGINGKRLLCYIILVAILITFPYFFTRKTPPGYIIGGDTLVHAAIARGISLGRNPFLDQTYNVYPNWYPFFYHFLVAGISWVFGFSIEKSMIMLQAILAISMVPVMFHIAKELWGDNAGIAAASLSLMLLTAHIYPNPKELAPLLGVLSLLYFIRRQWIVSGILMGLAMWTHYALVLPLLGLPIVVGILKGEKRALLTFLIALAIFSPFIINALIHAEAPPHIEDIYRFWETDTLERKLISLLPPLYLIPFLGLAMINWSKRRETAVTTLLLFIGLIWVARLSPELLKPFGIKLWSSRFSGLLPYIYTLLAAYGLSAVGASSRKMATMFLIILFLCPVAGALNFWNSIREDPFVKVSGVDFSRYFPGEHFLEVREWILNNTCRDDTIATSEEAGMMLNALTGRPIIATMYGHGNTFLDNEQRRKDLKKLFTGDCNEKKLVIEKYRVKYIIIEPFVYERWGQVDMSCVASPVYRIGNVTIMEVKK, from the coding sequence ATGACAGGCATCAATGGGAAGCGTCTGCTTTGCTACATAATCCTAGTGGCAATTTTGATTACTTTTCCCTACTTCTTTACAAGGAAAACACCACCGGGATATATTATAGGCGGAGACACACTCGTCCACGCGGCAATAGCTCGGGGGATATCCCTTGGAAGAAACCCCTTTCTAGATCAGACTTACAATGTGTACCCGAACTGGTACCCGTTCTTTTACCATTTCCTCGTCGCGGGGATATCATGGGTGTTTGGCTTCTCAATTGAGAAGAGCATGATCATGTTGCAAGCGATTTTGGCAATCTCAATGGTACCAGTTATGTTCCACATAGCCAAGGAACTTTGGGGAGACAACGCCGGAATAGCGGCAGCATCCCTCTCCTTAATGCTATTAACAGCCCACATTTATCCTAATCCAAAGGAACTTGCCCCACTGCTTGGAGTACTGTCTCTTCTCTATTTCATCAGGCGGCAATGGATCGTATCGGGCATTCTAATGGGTCTCGCCATGTGGACACACTACGCGCTCGTGCTACCCCTGCTCGGCCTCCCTATAGTGGTTGGGATTCTAAAGGGAGAAAAGCGGGCGTTGTTGACGTTCCTCATAGCGTTGGCCATCTTCTCTCCCTTCATTATTAACGCCCTTATTCATGCCGAAGCACCTCCTCACATCGAGGACATATACAGGTTTTGGGAAACGGACACCCTGGAAAGGAAACTCATTAGCCTGCTTCCTCCCCTGTACCTCATTCCATTTCTTGGCCTAGCGATGATAAACTGGAGCAAGAGAAGAGAGACTGCCGTTACGACGTTGCTTCTATTCATTGGGCTCATATGGGTTGCTCGACTTTCTCCGGAGCTTCTCAAACCCTTTGGGATAAAACTCTGGTCATCCCGATTCAGCGGTTTACTCCCGTACATTTATACCCTCTTGGCGGCGTACGGTCTCTCCGCCGTTGGGGCATCCTCTAGGAAAATGGCGACGATGTTCCTAATCATACTATTCTTGTGTCCTGTGGCCGGGGCGTTGAATTTCTGGAACTCCATTAGAGAAGATCCTTTTGTGAAGGTTTCTGGAGTGGATTTTTCCCGTTATTTTCCGGGGGAGCACTTCCTAGAGGTTAGGGAGTGGATACTGAACAATACATGCCGGGATGATACGATAGCAACGAGCGAAGAGGCGGGGATGATGTTAAATGCGCTAACCGGAAGGCCAATTATAGCCACGATGTATGGGCATGGTAACACGTTCCTCGACAACGAGCAAAGGAGAAAAGACCTAAAAAAGCTGTTTACAGGGGATTGCAACGAGAAAAAGCTCGTTATTGAAAAATATCGCGTTAAGTATATCATCATCGAACCCTTTGTATACGAACGGTGGGGACAGGTTGATATGAGTTGCGTGGCATCTCCAGTTTACAGGATTGGGAACGTGACAATTATGGAGGTGAAAAAATGA
- the tnpA gene encoding IS200/IS605 family transposase: MESRIPKFGSTRHAKHFIAYHFIWIPKYRRDILIGKVAERLKQMLREFAEEIGCEVISLEVMPDHVHVFLRAKPNLSPAQIINHLKGKSARKLLQEFPELRAKTTKGRLWSRSYFVASVGYITDEIVKHYIETQWERELKRKEQ, translated from the coding sequence ATGGAAAGTAGAATACCAAAGTTTGGCTCAACAAGACATGCAAAGCATTTCATAGCTTATCACTTTATATGGATACCCAAATACCGTAGGGATATTCTCATCGGAAAAGTCGCTGAAAGACTAAAGCAAATGCTTAGGGAGTTTGCTGAAGAAATCGGGTGTGAGGTAATTTCTCTCGAAGTAATGCCCGACCACGTGCATGTTTTCCTCAGAGCTAAACCCAACCTCTCACCAGCACAAATCATAAACCACTTGAAAGGGAAGAGTGCAAGAAAACTCTTGCAAGAATTTCCAGAGTTAAGAGCAAAAACGACCAAGGGAAGATTGTGGTCTCGCTCCTATTTCGTAGCCTCAGTTGGATACATAACTGACGAAATTGTTAAACACTACATTGAAACACAATGGGAGCGTGAGTTAAAACGAAAAGAACAGTAA
- a CDS encoding histone deacetylase family protein — MIPTTIFYSPKFLDHRPRGYHPENPGRLALVLEALRERGLWANVKEPNPISEEELLSIHAAEYVEAIRTASKSFTYIDPDTYVSPGTWEAALLAMGAAREAALLGTKERGLHLVLSRPPGHHAGRSGRALGAPTLGFCIFNNAAAAARVVKDEKGKALVIDFDAHHGNGTQEIFWTDSNVVHVDIHERDIYPWTGYEADIGGKGAEGSKVNIPMPHYAGDDNYILAWNEVVLPIVEALKPKVIIVSAGFDGFKGENLTTLMLTERFFHHAGATLSNFSVVMVLEGGYGVGLKKGLPAFIEGYERGEPIEEPRDISYETLRIIRGVKEVQKEWWQF; from the coding sequence ATGATTCCAACGACAATATTCTACTCCCCGAAGTTCCTCGATCACAGGCCAAGAGGTTACCATCCTGAGAACCCGGGGAGGCTCGCCTTGGTTTTAGAAGCTCTTAGGGAGAGAGGACTGTGGGCGAACGTTAAAGAACCCAACCCGATTTCGGAGGAGGAGCTGCTATCAATACATGCTGCCGAATACGTTGAGGCGATTAGAACGGCCTCGAAGAGCTTCACGTACATAGATCCGGACACTTACGTCTCCCCCGGCACCTGGGAGGCCGCTCTTCTGGCGATGGGAGCCGCAAGGGAAGCCGCACTCCTTGGCACCAAAGAGAGAGGACTCCATCTCGTCCTATCAAGACCGCCGGGACACCACGCCGGTCGGTCAGGTCGCGCCCTAGGGGCCCCGACGCTCGGATTCTGCATATTCAACAACGCGGCGGCCGCCGCCCGGGTGGTGAAGGACGAGAAGGGGAAGGCTCTCGTCATAGACTTCGACGCCCACCACGGCAATGGAACTCAAGAGATATTCTGGACGGATTCCAACGTCGTTCACGTGGACATCCACGAGAGGGACATATACCCATGGACGGGTTATGAGGCGGACATTGGAGGGAAGGGAGCCGAAGGAAGTAAGGTGAACATCCCCATGCCCCACTACGCCGGGGATGACAACTACATACTTGCGTGGAACGAAGTGGTCCTTCCAATTGTAGAAGCACTCAAACCGAAGGTCATCATCGTGTCGGCGGGCTTTGACGGCTTCAAAGGAGAGAACCTGACTACCCTCATGCTCACGGAGAGGTTCTTTCACCATGCTGGGGCCACGCTCTCGAATTTCTCTGTGGTAATGGTTTTAGAGGGAGGATATGGTGTGGGCCTCAAGAAGGGACTCCCTGCCTTTATAGAGGGCTACGAAAGGGGGGAACCCATAGAAGAGCCACGAGATATTAGCTATGAAACTCTCAGGATAATCAGGGGCGTGAAGGAAGTTCAAAAGGAGTGGTGGCAGTTCTGA
- the nikR gene encoding nickel-responsive transcriptional regulator NikR, whose amino-acid sequence MKIVRFGVSIPEELLQKFDKIINEKGYANRSEAIRDLIRDFIVRYEWEKGDMEVAGTITIVYNHDEADVVKELLDLQHEYLDEIVSSLHVHMDEHNCLEVVVVKGRASKIKEIADRLISLKGVKHGKLVMTTTGRELL is encoded by the coding sequence ATGAAGATAGTCCGCTTCGGTGTTTCTATTCCTGAGGAGCTTCTCCAGAAGTTCGACAAGATAATAAATGAAAAGGGGTACGCCAACAGAAGTGAGGCGATTCGGGATCTGATAAGGGATTTCATCGTAAGGTATGAGTGGGAGAAGGGGGATATGGAGGTTGCAGGAACCATAACGATAGTCTACAATCACGATGAAGCAGACGTCGTCAAGGAGCTTCTCGATCTCCAGCACGAATACTTGGACGAGATAGTTTCCAGTCTCCATGTTCACATGGACGAACACAACTGCCTTGAGGTCGTCGTTGTGAAGGGGAGAGCGAGCAAGATAAAGGAGATAGCTGACAGACTCATAAGCCTGAAGGGAGTTAAGCATGGAAAGCTCGTTATGACGACCACGGGAAGGGAGCTTCTCTGA
- a CDS encoding CBS domain-containing protein, with protein MVGIQVQEVTTDKYAKIDINAPLSEAIGVIEKEDPDLILVFDGNVYKGVLTQDLIIRSHLKWDPTKAKVRDVYKPAPVVKPTDDLSHAAKLMLETDLRSLPVGEDKANIMGIVSDFALLDRVVAEEFGKRKVEEFMTKDVITLSPDDTVAKALAVMRDHSISRIPIVDEEGRLEGLVTLHDLILRFIKPRFRAQAGELVGEKIPPFSMKLREAMIRGVITIMPDATIREAVATMIDNDINGLVVVNEDNKVVGIITGKDLLLPISKMVEKEARFYLQLGGDAAALSEFTRERIINDIKRFVDGYSDLLGNEGIIYLYIRRFNEKFRGVHLYQARMRVVTDKGVFVARGETWGAIQAVHDAIRAIERQLLQKAELERDIRYAKRFIEKLELWR; from the coding sequence GTGGTCGGGATACAGGTTCAGGAAGTTACCACCGACAAGTACGCGAAGATAGATATCAACGCCCCGCTTTCTGAGGCGATTGGAGTAATCGAGAAGGAGGATCCAGATCTCATTCTTGTCTTCGATGGGAACGTTTACAAGGGTGTCCTCACCCAGGACCTTATAATCAGGTCTCACCTTAAGTGGGATCCCACGAAGGCAAAAGTCAGGGACGTTTACAAGCCTGCACCCGTTGTCAAGCCCACGGATGACCTCAGCCATGCCGCCAAGCTCATGCTTGAAACGGATCTCCGCTCCCTGCCCGTTGGAGAGGACAAGGCCAACATAATGGGCATCGTAAGCGACTTCGCCCTGCTTGACAGAGTTGTCGCCGAGGAATTCGGAAAGAGGAAAGTGGAGGAGTTCATGACAAAGGATGTCATAACGCTCTCGCCTGACGACACGGTCGCCAAGGCTCTCGCCGTCATGAGAGACCACTCCATATCGAGGATTCCCATCGTCGACGAGGAAGGTCGCTTAGAGGGTCTTGTGACCCTTCACGACCTGATACTCAGGTTTATAAAGCCTCGTTTCAGGGCCCAAGCGGGGGAGCTCGTAGGGGAGAAGATACCTCCCTTCAGCATGAAACTCAGGGAGGCTATGATCAGGGGTGTCATAACCATAATGCCGGATGCAACCATAAGGGAGGCCGTCGCTACGATGATTGACAATGACATAAACGGCCTCGTCGTCGTTAACGAGGATAACAAGGTTGTTGGTATCATAACGGGCAAGGACTTGTTGCTTCCGATATCCAAGATGGTCGAGAAGGAGGCCCGCTTCTACCTCCAGCTCGGAGGTGATGCAGCCGCCCTGAGCGAGTTCACGAGGGAGAGGATAATAAACGATATAAAGCGCTTCGTTGATGGCTACTCAGATCTCTTAGGCAATGAGGGAATAATATACCTCTACATCCGCAGGTTCAACGAGAAATTCCGTGGTGTCCACCTTTATCAGGCCAGGATGAGGGTCGTTACTGACAAGGGGGTCTTTGTGGCAAGGGGAGAGACTTGGGGAGCCATACAAGCAGTCCACGACGCCATAAGGGCCATAGAGAGGCAGCTTCTCCAGAAGGCGGAGCTTGAGAGAGACATACGCTACGCCAAGAGGTTCATAGAGAAGCTTGAGCTGTGGCGCTGA
- a CDS encoding DUF460 domain-containing protein — translation MRILVLGLDIISEDPKRFAVVSWFNGKLEKKGEFTLYRLIRFIRAKRPDIVAMDSVTELGNDLRKFLRALPEGTKLVQVTGRPGEQRSLWSLAREHGIRIGDKFDPYEEAKVCALLAAKGVGYEVLAFEDEVIITVTRGRSQGKGGWSQDRYRRRVYSLVQAKVREIEETLRRADIPFDLETEERDRGVARGEFKVYASREELAGLVRPMRGGDVEVRIRPVERKVLEFVPLRVERAIEERRSIIIGLDPGITVGIAAVDLDGNVVAVYSEKNMALSEIVRFISELGHPIIIATDVNPPPGLVEKMARSFKAQLFVPRESLKVEEKNELLRSLGITVEDDHQRDALAAAYKAYLRYKPKFEHIEARLKELGLWKKRNEIKALVLSGYNLGEAIMKVKMAERPKEDVKEKHEPEVDVTPYLERIRELERTIEILERENAELRSLVEKQRKRIERLEEMLREFDEKVRAKIIREKEIQARDRRIAQLEEKLREAREMVEKLSRDLALTKRMRLMELRGKVIPVKVIENLTWKEIEELEGNVGIKKGDVLYVLNPAGAGRSIGEHLAAKRIKALITVKELPVPVYEALRERKIPVLLEGEIEVKRVDEFAVVERNALEEAVRRKLEEWAEEEKERELESVLRVIEEYKVERIKELIRRVEEGR, via the coding sequence ATGCGTATTCTCGTACTCGGCCTCGACATAATCAGCGAGGACCCCAAGAGGTTCGCCGTCGTGAGCTGGTTCAACGGAAAGCTCGAGAAGAAGGGTGAGTTTACCCTATACCGTTTGATACGCTTCATAAGGGCCAAGAGGCCCGACATAGTTGCCATGGACAGCGTTACCGAATTGGGCAATGATCTGAGAAAGTTCTTGCGGGCGTTGCCGGAGGGAACGAAACTTGTTCAGGTCACTGGTAGGCCAGGCGAACAGCGCTCCCTTTGGAGTCTCGCAAGAGAGCACGGCATCAGAATAGGGGACAAGTTTGACCCCTACGAGGAGGCTAAGGTCTGTGCCCTGCTCGCGGCCAAGGGAGTCGGCTATGAGGTCCTCGCTTTTGAGGATGAGGTTATAATAACCGTTACTAGGGGCAGGAGCCAAGGTAAGGGAGGCTGGAGTCAAGATCGCTACAGGAGAAGAGTTTACAGTCTCGTTCAGGCCAAGGTGAGGGAGATAGAGGAAACCCTTCGCAGAGCGGACATTCCTTTTGATCTTGAAACGGAGGAAAGAGACAGAGGAGTCGCGAGGGGTGAGTTCAAGGTCTACGCGAGCAGAGAGGAGTTGGCGGGGCTCGTAAGACCTATGCGTGGCGGGGATGTTGAGGTTAGGATAAGGCCCGTGGAGAGGAAGGTCCTAGAGTTCGTTCCACTGAGGGTTGAGAGGGCAATAGAGGAGAGGAGGAGCATAATAATCGGCCTCGACCCCGGGATAACTGTCGGTATAGCGGCCGTTGATCTAGACGGGAACGTGGTCGCCGTTTACAGTGAAAAAAACATGGCCTTGAGTGAAATAGTTCGCTTCATAAGCGAACTCGGCCATCCGATAATCATAGCGACGGACGTGAACCCACCGCCGGGCCTCGTGGAGAAGATGGCCCGCTCCTTCAAGGCCCAGCTCTTCGTTCCAAGGGAGAGTCTGAAGGTTGAGGAAAAGAACGAGTTACTTAGGAGCTTGGGCATAACCGTGGAGGACGACCACCAGCGCGATGCTTTGGCTGCTGCCTACAAGGCATATCTCCGCTATAAGCCGAAGTTTGAGCACATAGAGGCAAGACTCAAGGAGCTGGGCCTCTGGAAGAAGAGGAATGAAATAAAGGCCCTCGTTCTGAGCGGCTACAACCTTGGCGAGGCCATAATGAAGGTTAAGATGGCCGAGAGGCCGAAGGAAGATGTTAAGGAGAAACACGAGCCCGAGGTGGACGTAACGCCCTATCTCGAGAGAATAAGAGAACTTGAGAGGACCATCGAGATTTTGGAGAGGGAGAACGCCGAGCTCAGGAGCCTCGTGGAAAAGCAGAGGAAGAGGATAGAGAGGCTTGAGGAGATGCTGAGGGAATTCGACGAAAAGGTTAGGGCGAAGATCATAAGGGAGAAGGAAATTCAGGCGAGAGACAGGAGAATAGCCCAGCTAGAGGAGAAGCTCAGAGAGGCGAGGGAGATGGTAGAGAAGCTCAGCAGGGACTTAGCGCTCACGAAGAGGATGCGCCTCATGGAGCTCCGGGGAAAGGTCATCCCAGTTAAGGTCATTGAGAACTTGACCTGGAAAGAGATAGAGGAGCTCGAAGGCAATGTGGGAATAAAGAAGGGTGATGTCCTCTACGTGCTGAATCCAGCAGGTGCGGGGAGGAGCATTGGGGAACATCTGGCCGCGAAGAGAATTAAGGCCCTGATAACCGTAAAAGAACTTCCCGTTCCCGTTTATGAGGCTTTGAGGGAAAGGAAAATTCCAGTCCTCCTCGAAGGGGAGATTGAGGTTAAGAGAGTTGATGAGTTTGCCGTAGTCGAGAGGAATGCCCTTGAGGAGGCCGTGAGGAGAAAGCTCGAGGAATGGGCGGAGGAAGAGAAGGAGAGGGAGCTCGAGAGCGTGCTTAGAGTAATAGAGGAATACAAAGTCGAGAGGATTAAGGAGCTTATTAGGAGGGTGGAGGAAGGAAGATGA